The DNA region tgtcggtATTGTGTTGTGAGTGTGTGGTGCTTGAGAGAGTCGCAAGTTGCACAAGGGAATGTGCTTGTTGTGGAAGAGAAAGTAAACTGACTGGCAAACAAACAGAATTTCCAGATTATGGCACTAGCCAACGAGGATCTCGACTCGACTCGACTACTGCAGGGCTTCAAGACAGAAGAACACGGAGAAAGtacaaacaaacaaacaccgCAGAATACGTACCGGATAGCCTCCCAAGTGAAAGGCGAACCCATGTGAGCCATGGTATCGACCACAATGTCCTTGCTGTTAGCCAGGCTAACGCCTTGGGCGATCAGAACATTGTAGAGGCCCACGGCGAGGGCTTCATGAGGCTCATTGCCCCATTTGGTGTTGCCAACCTTCTCGGTGGTTCTCTTGTCGGACATTGTTGACGGTTGATATCGAGCTGATCGTTGTCGAGTCTTTGCTGTATCCgcaggaggatggcgagatCTGGAGATGGTACAAGATCAGCAGCTTGGATGTCAGGATAAAGTCGAG from Podospora pseudopauciseta strain CBS 411.78 chromosome 6, whole genome shotgun sequence includes:
- a CDS encoding hypothetical protein (COG:S; EggNog:ENOG503PDT9), which translates into the protein MSDKRTTEKVGNTKWGNEPHEALAVGLYNVLIAQGVSLANSKDIVVDTMAHMGSPFTWEAIRPAVVESSRDPRWLVP